A window of the Ardenticatenales bacterium genome harbors these coding sequences:
- a CDS encoding LysM peptidoglycan-binding domain-containing protein, whose product MPASRCSSLGQWLALSRARRLWAWLWWGVALLLVGCTQPAPTPTPLLTRTPTMTLTPAVGVSFATVAPPTVAVIQTTPTPLPTPTETPTPTPIAYQVVEGDTIWVIAAKSYRTVDEILALNPGVRPNLLQIGQMLLLPPPATPVFQGGGSTPVPIRVAVVSVTPYQTPLDGLWLLGEVVNEGEMPAQNLQLTLDLLDAVGDVQQTTTAWVVAPVLPPGQRAPFGVLLPRRPDGFAGTRISISGGDTVIDLGTRYLDLAVTVDEANLGENQARLAGVITNVGGASATQILLVGTFYDAQERVTGYYQHVWTDEMPASGQIPFSFDMTPPGGRAVSYQLAAYGLQAEP is encoded by the coding sequence TTGCCTGCTTCGCGTTGTTCGTCACTGGGGCAATGGTTGGCGTTGAGCCGTGCCCGGCGGCTTTGGGCGTGGCTGTGGTGGGGTGTGGCGCTGCTGTTGGTGGGCTGCACCCAACCTGCGCCCACGCCGACACCGCTCCTCACGCGCACACCGACGATGACGCTGACGCCTGCCGTGGGCGTGTCCTTTGCTACGGTTGCGCCGCCGACGGTGGCCGTGATTCAGACGACGCCCACGCCGCTGCCGACGCCCACGGAGACGCCGACGCCGACCCCGATTGCCTATCAGGTGGTGGAGGGGGATACCATCTGGGTGATTGCGGCCAAGAGTTATCGCACGGTGGATGAGATTTTGGCTTTGAATCCGGGGGTGCGTCCGAATTTGCTACAAATTGGGCAGATGCTGCTGCTGCCGCCGCCGGCGACGCCTGTGTTTCAGGGTGGGGGCAGCACACCGGTGCCGATCCGGGTGGCGGTGGTGAGTGTGACGCCGTATCAGACGCCGCTGGATGGGTTGTGGTTGTTGGGGGAGGTGGTGAATGAGGGGGAAATGCCGGCACAAAACCTACAACTAACCCTTGATCTCCTCGACGCCGTCGGGGATGTGCAACAAACAACCACCGCCTGGGTGGTCGCGCCCGTCCTTCCGCCCGGTCAGCGTGCCCCCTTTGGCGTCTTGCTGCCGCGTCGTCCCGATGGATTTGCCGGCACGCGCATCTCCATCAGCGGCGGCGATACGGTCATTGACCTGGGCACGCGCTACCTGGACCTGGCGGTTACGGTGGATGAGGCGAATCTTGGGGAGAATCAGGCGAGACTGGCCGGGGTAATCACCAACGTGGGCGGTGCGTCGGCCACGCAGATTTTGCTGGTGGGCACATTTTATGATGCGCAAGAGCGCGTTACGGGTTATTATCAGCATGTTTGGACGGATGAAATGCCGGCAAGCGGGCAAATCCCCTTTTCCTTCGACATGACGCCGCCGGGTGGGCGGGCCGTATCCTACCAACTGGCGGCCTACGGGCTGCAAGCGGAACCTTAA